A genomic region of Methanothermobacter thermautotrophicus str. Delta H contains the following coding sequences:
- the larE gene encoding ATP-dependent sacrificial sulfur transferase LarE: MDLESKVERVKTALRGERIAVGFSGGADSTALLDMAADVADTVVAFTVDTGVMPRGFIEGASGIAREIGVEHVVLEMNLLENVEFAKNAADRCFVCKNIIYSSIIREAHNRGLDVVADGTTASDMFEDRPGVLVNHLLGIRTPLLDAGMKRSDVIEYLRSRGLNYLEETTCLATRIRTGEEITPERINRISYAESLIRSVYGDGKIRVRHEGESAIIEVDEPERLLETPIIRHLDDELRAVGFRRVLLDLTGRKTPDEAMIYRPCRDAESRIMFEVKLPYSIDIARTCRELMDRGPRCSEKMGVIMLEAGDGNVTIFRNGKIVARRVRDQEEGRGCHP; this comes from the coding sequence ATGGATCTTGAATCAAAGGTTGAAAGGGTTAAGACGGCCCTCAGGGGTGAGAGGATCGCCGTTGGATTCTCGGGTGGTGCTGACAGCACAGCCCTTCTTGATATGGCCGCTGATGTTGCTGATACTGTGGTCGCCTTCACCGTGGATACCGGTGTGATGCCCCGTGGCTTCATTGAGGGGGCTTCAGGCATAGCCCGGGAGATTGGCGTGGAACATGTTGTCCTGGAGATGAACCTCCTCGAGAATGTGGAATTTGCGAAAAATGCTGCTGACCGGTGCTTTGTGTGTAAGAACATCATATACAGTTCCATAATCAGAGAAGCTCATAACCGGGGCCTTGATGTGGTTGCAGACGGCACCACAGCCAGTGACATGTTCGAGGACCGCCCGGGGGTCCTTGTGAACCACCTTCTTGGAATAAGAACACCCCTCCTGGACGCAGGGATGAAGAGAAGTGATGTGATTGAATACCTCAGGTCCAGGGGGCTTAACTATCTGGAGGAAACCACCTGCCTTGCAACCAGGATCAGGACAGGTGAAGAAATCACACCCGAGAGGATAAACAGGATCTCCTATGCTGAAAGCCTCATCAGGAGCGTGTACGGTGATGGGAAGATCCGTGTCCGCCACGAAGGAGAATCCGCCATAATAGAGGTTGATGAACCAGAACGGCTCCTTGAGACACCCATCATAAGGCACCTGGATGATGAACTGAGGGCCGTTGGATTCAGAAGGGTCCTTCTTGACCTTACAGGGAGAAAGACCCCTGACGAGGCCATGATCTACAGGCCCTGCCGCGATGCTGAATCAAGGATAATGTTCGAGGTTAAACTGCCCTACAGCATAGACATTGCCAGGACCTGCAGGGAACTCATGGATAGGGGGCCCAGGTGTTCAGAGAAGATGGGGGTCATCATGCTGGAGGCCGGTGATGGGAATGTCACCATCTTCAGGA